CTTGATGTCTCGCCATGTGTCCAACCAATGCAAAAAATTATTAAGAAATTCTATCTGCTTGCCAGTGAAACTCCTGACTGGGTCCTCGAGAGGATCTATTAGGCAGCGGCCCTTGGAGGGGCTTTTCAGGTTGACGACATTCCACCTCTTCAAAATTAGGTCAATGAAGTGCACTGTCCCTTCGGCGTATTTTAAATTGAGCTCGTCTCCGCGAATTTTTAGAGCCTCCACCACAAATGAACTAAAAACTTTTAAAACAAGCTTCACATTCTGCCGCTCAATGGTCGATGGGTGCAATGCTTTGTAGCTCAATCCATAACCAAACTTTGTGACACTGTGTTCCTCCGAAGCGTGCAAGTCTCGAATGGCTTTGAAAGATGCTCCATTAACCCATATTAACGATGATGTGCTGAAAATTTCAGGGTAGAAAATACACGTTCCTGGATTATTCTGGTTCAACCAGTTGTTTCTGATGCACTTCAGAAGGTGGACGGGGTCTACTACATAAAAAAGCGGTCTTGCATTGTTCACTGGGTGAGGGTGCACAATATCAACTGTCCGTGTTTCAGAAAACAAGGACATCAGTTTTCTGTTTATGGAATTGTTATCTGTTATTACGGCGATTACAGTAAGTCCTGCATTTCCAATCTCTAAAATTGTTTTTGGAAGGGCTGCATTCAGTTGCATTGCTTCAATGTTGACTACTGGCAGAATGTGAGCAACATCCTTGTGCGCTGACAGCAACGACTGAATCATAAAAACATGCGCAGTTTTGGCCGCTTCGGAGGAATTAGACGCTGCCACGGTCACTGAACCAACCGCCTTTGTATTCAAAGTACGGCTGAATATGAATCTCGTCCATCATTATAGTGACAATTTTTTCATGTGGTTTGAGAAGGCTTGAGCGCTTCTTCACATAACGCAAACACCCCTCATCGTTCTGCTCATTTACAGGGTTCACGTTATATTGCGAGCAAATTCGCATGAGCGTAGATCGATGTGGCAGTGCTATCTTGCCAGAACCGCGAATGAATCGGTAGGCCTGTGGGGAAATAGTGTGTAGAATACTTGAGAATATTAAAAGCTCTGCAGAGTATCGCAATGAGTGGTCCTTTCTGTGCAGTAGGTCAAGATGCTCCTTTATGAAATCAAGTGCTTCTGTTTTCTCTTGCGGCAAAAGATCATCCAACTTGATGTCGTCGAGCAGAGAGAAAAGCAAGCTGAAGGTTGTTTTCACTTTTTCCTCCTTGTCGCAAACGTCTGGAGCCTTGAAACTGCTCATACGGTCAAGTATGGTGTGAAGGCAGCGCAGATCGTTCAGCGTAGCTGGGATGAGGTGGTCCTTGGCAGGCACTTTTACTTTCCTCCAGAAGGCCGTAATTTCCATGTTCCTATTAAGAATGACAGATCTTTCGACGTCTGGTGGATCTTCGCCACTTATGTGCACGAACAGTACAGCATTCTCTGCTTTTACTGTAGTCCAGTAGGTGGAGAGGCCGAGTCCCTGCAGGGGCGATACGAGGTCCTCGTACAACGTCAGCTTATTGCGGCTCTCTTCTTCCTCATGCAGTGCTATCGACTGTCGAATGGCTTTTTCTAGGTGGGATGCTTCTAAGCGTTTCCTCTTTTGGTCTGGCCCCACTCGCATTGGTGCGTAGTCGCTCAAATAACTTGGGTCATTGGGAAATATTGTCGGTACTGCGTCCGGAGTAAGCCGAGTAGCCCGCATGGGAGCTTCTATTGTCCTGCCGGTTCTTGGATCGGTGTATGTTGTTGTCGTTCTAAGGTACTGCGGCTTGAAATGGAGCTCACACACCTGAAAACCATTTAAGAAAGCGCTTTATTACAGGCTTTTTGCTCCGCACGCCCCTTATCTACTACGGCATGAGACAAGGAAGGCATTGAGGTGTCTACTGGCATCTAAATTCGGCTGTCTTGCACTACCActtatttcaagaaaacaaatTAGGCGAACGTTCTGGCGAGAATGGTGCATAGTACCGCGAACACGTGGTCGGACCAGCGGTAAGAAATACTATGTACAAAACAGATCTCACGACTAGACATACTAGCACACCTTCTCTTTTCTCAATCAAGAAATCAGAGCTGTTACAAGAAGCTCGCGGTGCTATGCTGGTTATGCGCACTTAGCGAAATATTATTGACACGGAAGGGAAAACGCCCATTTTTATAATGTACTGCTACGTgcgtttattgctttatttcgaCGAGTTCTACGTGCGAGCGGTGCAACGTAGAACGCATCTCCCGCACGGCTTATGAATTCGATTGAGTCGAGCGGGAAGGTGCGTCTAATTCTTGACACCGTCCTTTTGCAGCCACGCTGACCACGTCGCGGCAGACACGTTCGTCCAAAACGCGAAATCCATGCAGCTCCCTTCACTGTGTCGGGACGCTACATCATCGCGCTGGTGATCGTCAGCAACGCTCAGCTAAAAATTTTCTAATGCCAAGGCTTACGCTAACTCAGCAGTGCACACAAGATCACTATTTTGGGGCAGGAACGCGACATGTATGAGATGGTGCCCTTAGGAATGACTCAGAAGCATGTAGCATGGATGTGCGCATACCTTCGCATCACGGAGAGAACGGATGTCGATGTCGTCTCGACGAACGGCACGCTCCCATTTCGCCCTTCGGTCGTCCTTTGGAAAGGAGAACACACGAACCTTCGGCCCGTTGTCATAGTTGCCGCGACAGTTGGGCACGCAGAATCGCCCCATCGTGCGAGTTTGCAGCCGTACACTACGTGAATATCCCGTGCACAAAGCGCATCACACATCCATGCCgcagttcacacacacacacagacggaCACGGTCTTCACTCGCCAAGAACAGCACCAGCAGAACTTGAAAGGGTTCGTGAAGCTAGTAATGCAGCTGTTCCAACGGCGTGAGCAGGCGTAGGCACGTCTGTGCGATCAAACACGATGGTCAAGACTGACTGACGTCACAGCCCACGGCCGGAAGAGCGAGTGGGCCTGAActttttttctaggtggcattgccggagcgcggtgacgatttcatcgccgttgacgtcgtacgtaatctcacggcgacggcgtcgccGACGGCTGAattccgctttggagtgtccatataattgctatcgcaattatatgttgcgaggcgagaaggtggtaaagacttacgacgctgctcgacgagtttcccgttctgatcacatcgaaaacctccgagcgggacgcagaggccctggcaacagtcaccgacaccgcgcgcgttcggtgcgaacgcgggcaaaacagcgacggcgtcgacaacagttctgcgcgttgctggtgctgctgcatgtccaagtttacgcagctgataaaactactatccttactccgtacaactctctgctaagttgctatcgcaattgatgcttggcctttcagatgaaactgcgacattttttacacCTTTttacggcctataaaactactatctttacttcaagctgtctaccaattttctatcgcaattgatgcgtcgcctttcgggcgaaactgagactttttttttttttttttgctgtggaaGAAATTGAATACGGGCGACGCGTGGTAACTCACGCAAATACATGGGGTGCGCTTGAGAAGACTGCACAACGGAGAACGCCGATGCGGCCCTTTGTGGCGCTGCCACTTCGGTTCGCTTCGCCTACTTTAAGTGCCGTACGTTgcctaaaataataataatatttcatTTGTATTTATACAACGTTCTTGCATAGACTTAGATTGTGATCACACTGTTAAAGGCATACGGACGCCAAATCGGAACATTTTaggaaaatgctgaaaatgaatcctcagtgtgtgattacaccgaaaacaagtagtcacttagctcatttttgagctgatggctttatttttggcgtttttgtgagcgcgcgcctcgccacccgacccgcgggagttggaaggcgtcacgtcacgacaccctcgtcggatagccagccggccggccgcggtcactcgaagcgcgccgacgccgccatcgcgagcatggattagagttctggtgcgtctaccagcgatgagtacacgtctgaagacgaggacaaTTCCAACGTGGCAAGAAATATATATTACCGCTTACCGTTACGAGCCTTCcacgtcaagcgacgaagaagagtaggcggccgtggaagtgccggtcaggttttcgggAACCGTAGCGctaagatttcgctctgcaccagacaagtataaaccgcatgcaggTGACCTTGCGCGCGACAGGTACGCGATGAAGATGGCTGTCGCGTttgctcgtcgcctacaagtcataccgcatgcgagcgacgagatgagcgacgactttgagcgacgtctccccggtgttgccggtatgagggcagcaaatactcgccgaaactggcgtgacgcgtgctttattaatttaagttcaTGTGTTTTAGTGtgaagagcagcataaatatttctaaaggttttgcactacgttattatccttgcacgtatcaaaatctagttgTTTGCTCGTTccacttgactgatgtatatccagttccggcttcgcgctattggctagtcgttCACAGAACTTCTGGGcaacgagcgacgaattctagatttacagaaccgagcgatcgagcaacAAGAGCAAGTGATCTGTTCCCGccacggcccgtttcgtcgctcgaagccttcgctcgtcgccgtcgtgtacaaaatcgctctcatgcggtttgggctaaagtccctatataagtaccgccatctactctttcctccgccgcctcctctcctaaagcgcttgcttttttctttactttttgcttgcgaaagccaagtcgacggtggagcacctagaaagtccaagttgaagctttcaggcccggcgcgcgccgccgccgccgccggcgactgcggctgcgcagaggactttcaacatggctctgaggcggaaaaaaagaaaatataaagaagtgaaaagcgcgcgctatcattgtccaatcggagatacgggagagagagaagcggcgtttatcaaaggatggcggtacttttcttatatagggactttagtttgggctttatgcaagaattattggtcatttcctggtgtaaattttcggcagtggcgtaatcgtgctgctgccgaagatttacaccagcagcgaagtagaatacacttggttactgcaatattagctgtttttgtctgtttgagctctgcgccaccaggtgcagcaccatacaggccgctcaggTTTACGGTTCTGcccgaacgccccaacgcccgcatttacccgattaccggacaagttaaagctctctaataggcaggtatccaaagtttacgcaccttctcgtctctgggaaacgtgtgcgacggcgtgtcacgaccgacgatgctgttatactagcaatgtctgggcatttccttccgccgctacgaacgcgtcaatactgagcgacgaccgcggaaagaagaagaagaacaagaaaacgtttattgatcaaaagcattttggtggaatgatcggagcccctttagtccagggccccactggcttggaTTCAGTTTGAGCTGTTCTATGAAGGACTGTTCTCCCATAAGGTCTGAGCTGGTTagctgtgcctcccattgctccattgTGTGGCGTGTTTTATCAAACGGGTGTAATTCACAAGTATCCAAGCGCACACCCTAAAGACAGCGAAGCACAAACAAACAAGAGGTACGCAGTGGCAATCGTCGACACGAAAGCCCAGGAACAATTTAGAGCGTCCGTCAAGGCAGGGACTAC
This region of Dermacentor silvarum isolate Dsil-2018 chromosome 5, BIME_Dsil_1.4, whole genome shotgun sequence genomic DNA includes:
- the LOC125945827 gene encoding uncharacterized protein LOC125945827 codes for the protein MGRFCVPNCRGNYDNGPKVRVFSFPKDDRRAKWERAVRRDDIDIRSLRDAKVCELHFKPQYLRTTTTYTDPRTGRTIEAPMRATRLTPDAVPTIFPNDPSYLSDYAPMRVGPDQKRKRLEASHLEKAIRQSIALHEEEESRNKLTLYEDLVSPLQGLGLSTYWTTVKAENAVLFVHISGEDPPDVERSVILNRNMEITAFWRKVKVPAKDHLIPATLNDLRCLHTILDRMSSFKAPDVCDKEEKVKTTFSLLFSLLDDIKLDDLLPQEKTEALDFIKEHLDLLHRKDHSLRYSAELLIFSSILHTISPQAYRFIRGSGKIALPHRSTLMRICSQYNVNPVNEQNDEGCLRYVKKRSSLLKPHEKIVTIMMDEIHIQPYFEYKGGWFSDRGSV